Proteins encoded within one genomic window of Bacillus sp. 1NLA3E:
- a CDS encoding DMSO/selenate family reductase complex A subunit, with translation MSDKNQFSKLISKNMKRRTFLKWSGAVAVPVIAGGIGTKLLIDRKETTTVKEDDTEVIVSTCNVNNCGGRCIIKAHVKDGVVVRVSTDTSKADDLSAPPLRACVRGRSYRSMLYHPDRLKYPMKRVGKRGEGKFERISWKEAVNTIASEMKRIGDKYGPESRFDIYATGQCWGLHGGSTSVRKLLSLTGGYLNYRNDYSSGAGNVATPYTYGDNNSGSSFDTLLHSKYIILWGQNPGEMVYSTPYREYLLQAKKNGAKIVVIDPRYTDTAITYADEWIPILPTTDNALMDAMGYVIVTEKLHDQAFLDKYCVGFDGEHMPDGVEKKESLKSYLLGEKDGIPKTPEWAEKICRVPADKIRQIAREYATTKPAALIQGWGPQRHAYGEQIMRGGAQLACLTGNVGKLGGWAAGTGYWNRANIVYPFAYENPVKASIPCFLWTKAVEKGTEMTSADGLEGAEKLDTNIKLIFSMASNMLVNQHADINKTKKLLEDESKVEFIVASDIFMTPSAKFADILIPATTFFERWDIGTPWCFGDYVVLGQKTIDPLYECRDEYDVFADVAEKLGVKDKYLEGRTTLDLVKESTKRTKKELDPNFPTFDEFRKTGVHHFKYDEPLIGYKAQIDDLEKNPFKTPSGKIELFSKVLWDMNNHEEIPAIAKYIPAWEGPSDPLIEQYPLQLISWHYKRRCHSTHDNNPWLEETAKQEMWINPIDAKARSISDGDRAKVFNGRGEIVIDVKVTNRIVPGVVAIPQGGWYSPNDKGIDQRGAVNVLTNQRPTALAKANPQLTNLVQVERNLTSSTS, from the coding sequence ATGTCAGATAAAAACCAGTTTTCCAAGCTTATTTCAAAAAATATGAAACGTCGGACATTTTTAAAATGGTCTGGGGCCGTGGCCGTACCAGTTATTGCTGGTGGCATCGGGACAAAACTTTTGATTGACCGTAAAGAAACAACTACGGTCAAAGAGGACGACACCGAGGTAATCGTTTCAACATGTAATGTTAATAACTGTGGGGGCCGTTGCATTATTAAGGCCCATGTTAAAGATGGCGTGGTTGTCCGTGTCAGCACTGATACATCTAAGGCTGATGATCTCTCCGCTCCCCCATTGCGTGCGTGTGTTAGAGGAAGAAGCTATCGTTCAATGCTCTATCATCCAGATCGCTTGAAATATCCGATGAAACGTGTTGGCAAGCGCGGTGAAGGAAAGTTTGAACGCATATCATGGAAAGAAGCAGTAAATACGATTGCCTCTGAAATGAAAAGAATTGGTGATAAGTATGGTCCAGAGTCAAGATTTGATATTTATGCTACTGGTCAATGCTGGGGACTACACGGGGGAAGTACCTCTGTTCGCAAACTGTTGTCACTTACAGGGGGCTACTTAAACTATCGAAATGATTACAGTTCTGGAGCAGGTAACGTTGCCACCCCTTATACATATGGGGACAATAATTCAGGAAGTAGCTTCGATACTCTCCTTCATTCAAAATATATTATTCTTTGGGGACAAAACCCTGGGGAAATGGTTTATTCAACACCTTACCGTGAGTATTTACTGCAGGCAAAGAAAAATGGGGCAAAGATTGTTGTAATCGACCCTCGTTATACAGATACCGCTATCACATATGCTGATGAGTGGATTCCAATTTTACCGACAACCGATAATGCTTTGATGGATGCGATGGGCTATGTTATCGTAACCGAAAAATTACATGATCAAGCTTTCTTAGATAAATATTGCGTGGGCTTTGATGGCGAACATATGCCAGATGGAGTCGAAAAGAAAGAATCGTTAAAGAGTTATTTACTTGGTGAAAAAGATGGAATACCAAAAACGCCTGAATGGGCTGAAAAAATCTGTCGTGTTCCTGCCGATAAAATCCGCCAAATAGCTCGCGAGTATGCCACAACTAAACCTGCTGCTCTTATTCAAGGCTGGGGGCCACAACGGCACGCTTATGGAGAACAAATTATGCGAGGCGGGGCGCAGCTTGCTTGTTTAACTGGTAATGTAGGAAAGCTTGGTGGTTGGGCCGCAGGTACCGGTTATTGGAACCGTGCAAATATCGTCTACCCTTTTGCTTACGAAAATCCAGTTAAAGCATCCATTCCATGTTTCCTTTGGACAAAGGCTGTTGAAAAAGGAACGGAAATGACTTCCGCAGATGGTTTAGAGGGTGCTGAAAAACTAGATACAAATATCAAGCTTATTTTTAGCATGGCAAGCAATATGCTCGTTAATCAACACGCAGATATTAATAAAACAAAAAAACTGCTTGAAGATGAAAGTAAAGTGGAATTTATTGTAGCCAGTGATATCTTTATGACTCCAAGTGCAAAGTTTGCCGATATTTTAATACCCGCAACCACCTTCTTTGAACGCTGGGACATCGGTACACCTTGGTGCTTCGGCGATTATGTTGTATTAGGTCAAAAAACCATTGACCCACTTTATGAGTGCCGCGATGAGTATGATGTTTTTGCAGATGTTGCTGAAAAATTAGGAGTGAAAGATAAGTATTTAGAAGGAAGAACAACGCTGGACCTAGTCAAAGAAAGTACAAAACGGACAAAGAAAGAGCTTGATCCAAACTTCCCAACCTTTGATGAGTTTCGTAAGACTGGCGTCCATCATTTTAAATATGATGAACCACTTATTGGATATAAAGCGCAAATTGATGACCTGGAGAAAAATCCATTTAAGACCCCTTCAGGAAAAATCGAACTATTCTCTAAAGTTCTATGGGATATGAACAACCATGAGGAAATCCCAGCGATTGCAAAATATATTCCTGCTTGGGAAGGTCCGTCTGATCCATTAATAGAACAATATCCATTGCAGTTGATTAGCTGGCATTATAAACGGAGATGCCACTCAACTCATGATAATAACCCTTGGCTTGAAGAAACAGCTAAGCAAGAAATGTGGATTAATCCGATTGATGCCAAAGCCCGGTCGATTTCCGATGGGGACAGAGCGAAAGTTTTTAATGGTCGCGGTGAGATTGTCATCGATGTTAAAGTCACCAATCGCATCGTTCCAGGAGTTGTCGCGATCCCACAAGGTGGTTGGTATTCTCCAAACGATAAAGGAATTGACCAACGAGGAGCAGTGAATGTACTTACTAACCAGAGGCCTACCGCACTGGCTAAAGCTAATCCTCAACTAACTAACCTTGTTCAAGTTGAGCGCAATCTAACGTCAAGCACTTCATGA
- a CDS encoding DMSO/selenate family reductase complex B subunit, giving the protein MTQLGFYINQSICIGCKACQVSCKDKNDLDVGVNFRRVYSYEEGGYAQNGNGITPNVKAFTFSISCNHCDSPACLKNCPTGAIEKRPEDGVVIIKQDVCIGTKYCVQACPYGGPQYNEKLKKSNKCNLCIDLQEKGEDPVCVATCPMRAIEFGPISELRKKYGDTDQIKGMPSATITQPNLVITPHRDAKMN; this is encoded by the coding sequence TTGACGCAGTTAGGATTTTATATAAATCAAAGTATTTGTATTGGCTGTAAAGCTTGCCAGGTTTCCTGTAAGGATAAGAATGATCTTGATGTTGGCGTGAATTTCCGCCGAGTCTATTCCTATGAGGAAGGCGGTTATGCTCAAAATGGCAATGGAATTACACCGAATGTTAAAGCTTTTACTTTTTCTATTTCCTGCAACCATTGTGATTCTCCGGCTTGCTTAAAAAATTGCCCGACTGGCGCGATTGAAAAACGTCCAGAAGATGGCGTTGTCATTATCAAACAAGATGTTTGTATCGGAACAAAGTATTGCGTTCAGGCCTGCCCATATGGTGGACCACAGTATAATGAAAAGCTGAAGAAATCAAATAAATGCAATCTTTGCATCGATTTACAGGAAAAAGGTGAAGACCCTGTTTGTGTAGCAACTTGCCCAATGCGGGCCATCGAGTTTGGACCAATTTCCGAATTGCGAAAAAAATACGGTGATACTGATCAAATTAAAGGGATGCCAAGCGCAACGATTACTCAGCCTAATTTGGTCATTACTCCACACCGAGATGCTAAGATGAATTAA
- a CDS encoding 4Fe-4S dicluster domain-containing protein, translated as MSLIINWLESLSIDLHITERCSLEISPKSTCTACIDHCESEALSLQKNKIIIDSSKCHTCGKCIIACPISAISGTMPNRKVKNGLLFYEAHYCPSVKELLTYRKRGIREIAVPNGWQDDDWEKAVTEVNGILTEIGLSPFCFQQAEEIKDPGMTRRELFLSARTKGQSLAKEFAPASWRHNPKTWSLPDYYPDIQFYQVELDQEKCSLCKGCFSLCSQGALSLSESEFFIDNQKCTNCSICADACPEGAILIREALKVKSESRFPIFEATCKRCKQSYLSFADQSDDDAVSARLLDRHEIRPVSDDHVHNTGSGLCHVCSNMGNDWLMP; from the coding sequence ATGTCGCTTATTATTAATTGGCTAGAAAGCCTATCTATTGATTTGCATATTACTGAGCGTTGTTCGCTTGAGATCAGTCCAAAATCAACCTGCACCGCTTGTATCGATCATTGTGAGTCTGAAGCTCTATCTTTACAGAAAAACAAAATTATCATTGATTCTAGCAAATGCCATACTTGTGGTAAATGTATCATCGCCTGTCCCATTTCAGCTATTTCTGGAACAATGCCAAACCGTAAAGTGAAGAATGGCTTGCTTTTCTATGAAGCACATTACTGCCCATCGGTGAAGGAATTGCTCACCTATCGTAAAAGAGGAATAAGAGAGATTGCTGTTCCAAATGGATGGCAGGATGATGATTGGGAAAAAGCAGTAACTGAGGTAAATGGCATTTTGACAGAGATTGGTTTATCTCCATTCTGTTTCCAGCAGGCGGAGGAAATCAAGGATCCAGGTATGACGAGACGGGAATTATTTCTTTCCGCTCGAACAAAGGGGCAATCTTTAGCAAAGGAATTCGCCCCTGCTTCCTGGCGTCATAATCCAAAAACCTGGTCGCTTCCCGACTATTATCCCGATATCCAATTCTATCAAGTAGAATTGGATCAGGAGAAGTGTTCGCTTTGTAAGGGTTGTTTTTCTCTCTGCTCTCAAGGAGCGCTAAGCCTTTCGGAATCAGAATTTTTTATTGATAATCAAAAGTGTACCAATTGTTCCATTTGTGCTGATGCTTGTCCTGAGGGTGCGATTTTGATTAGAGAAGCATTGAAGGTCAAGTCAGAATCACGTTTTCCCATCTTCGAGGCTACATGCAAACGTTGCAAACAAAGTTATTTGTCGTTTGCTGATCAGTCTGACGATGATGCAGTGTCAGCTCGTTTGCTGGACCGGCACGAAATTCGGCCAGTTTCGGATGACCATGTTCATAATACGGGTTCAGGGCTTTGCCACGTTTGCTCCAACATGGGGAACGACTGGCTTATGCCATGA
- a CDS encoding thymidine kinase, with translation MYVMKQSGWVEVICGSMFSGKSEELIRRVRRSQFAKQKIVVFKPKIDNRYSKEAVVSHNGTSFIAIPISHSNDIFQYIDAEVDVIAIDEVQFFDKDIVNVIQNLAYSGYRVITAGLDQDFRGEPFGQMPALLSIAEQVTKLQAVCSVCGSPASRTQRLINGNPASYHDPVILVGASEAYEPRCRHHHEVPRQCEDDEPVAETETVI, from the coding sequence ATGTACGTAATGAAGCAAAGCGGTTGGGTGGAAGTCATTTGTGGCAGTATGTTTTCCGGAAAATCGGAAGAATTGATTCGACGCGTCAGAAGATCGCAATTCGCCAAACAAAAAATTGTCGTCTTTAAGCCGAAAATCGATAACCGATATAGCAAAGAGGCTGTCGTTTCTCATAATGGTACTTCATTTATTGCTATCCCGATTTCCCACTCAAACGATATTTTTCAATATATAGATGCGGAAGTAGATGTGATTGCGATTGATGAGGTCCAATTTTTTGATAAGGACATCGTAAACGTAATTCAGAACCTTGCTTATAGTGGTTATCGTGTTATCACTGCGGGCTTAGATCAAGACTTCCGTGGTGAACCCTTTGGACAAATGCCGGCATTGTTGTCGATTGCCGAGCAAGTAACCAAATTGCAGGCGGTATGTTCTGTCTGCGGTTCACCAGCGAGTCGAACTCAACGTCTCATTAATGGAAACCCGGCTTCTTACCACGATCCAGTCATCCTAGTGGGCGCTTCGGAAGCATACGAGCCTCGCTGTCGCCATCATCACGAGGTACCTCGTCAATGCGAGGATGATGAACCCGTAGCTGAAACCGAAACTGTCATCTAG
- the rpmE gene encoding 50S ribosomal protein L31, protein MKAGIHPNYKTVTVKCACGNTFETGSVKNELKVETCSECHPFYTGRQKFAEVGGRVDRFNKKYGMK, encoded by the coding sequence ATGAAAGCAGGAATTCATCCAAATTACAAAACAGTTACGGTGAAATGTGCTTGTGGTAACACGTTTGAAACTGGCTCAGTAAAAAATGAGTTAAAAGTTGAAACTTGTTCTGAATGCCATCCATTCTATACTGGTCGTCAAAAATTCGCTGAAGTAGGCGGACGTGTAGACCGATTCAACAAGAAATACGGCATGAAGTAA
- the rho gene encoding transcription termination factor Rho, giving the protein MELTISSLESMKLKELYELARELKVSYYSKLTKKELIFAILKVRAEQQGYFFMEGVLEIIQSEGFGFLRPINYSPSSEDIYISASQIRRFDLRNGDKVSGKVRPPKESERYFGLLHVEAVNGDNPESAKERVHFPALTPLYPDRLMRLETTQKHLSTRIMDILAPVGFGQRGLIVAPPKAGKTMLLKEIANSITTNHPEAELIVLLIDERPEEVTDIERSVAGDVVSSTFDEVPENHIKVAELVLERAMRLVEHKRDVIILMDSLTRLARAYNLVIPPSGRTLSGGIDPAAFHRPKRFFGAARNIEEGGSLTILATALVDTGSRMDDVIYEEFKGTGNMELHLDRSLAERRIFPALDIRRSGTRKEELLLPKEQLDKLWAIRKSMTDSPDFAEKFIKKLRQTKSNEDFFAILGEEIKSRPGRS; this is encoded by the coding sequence ATGGAATTAACCATTTCGAGTTTAGAGAGTATGAAACTGAAGGAACTTTATGAGTTAGCTCGTGAGTTGAAGGTCTCGTATTACAGTAAATTGACAAAAAAAGAACTAATTTTTGCTATATTAAAAGTACGTGCAGAACAACAAGGCTATTTCTTTATGGAAGGCGTTTTAGAAATCATTCAGTCTGAGGGCTTTGGCTTTTTAAGGCCGATTAATTACTCGCCAAGCTCGGAGGATATTTATATTTCTGCTTCACAAATCCGTCGCTTTGACTTGAGAAACGGGGACAAAGTTTCTGGTAAAGTTCGTCCGCCAAAAGAAAGCGAACGTTATTTTGGTTTGTTACATGTTGAAGCCGTTAATGGTGACAATCCTGAATCAGCTAAGGAACGAGTTCACTTCCCAGCTTTAACGCCTCTTTATCCGGATCGATTAATGCGTTTGGAAACAACTCAAAAACATTTATCAACTAGGATCATGGACATTCTGGCTCCAGTAGGCTTCGGTCAACGTGGTTTGATTGTAGCTCCTCCAAAAGCGGGAAAAACCATGCTGTTAAAAGAAATTGCCAATAGCATTACTACTAATCACCCAGAAGCCGAGCTCATCGTGTTATTAATCGATGAACGCCCAGAGGAAGTAACCGATATCGAGCGCTCCGTTGCTGGTGATGTTGTTAGTTCAACCTTTGACGAGGTTCCAGAAAACCATATTAAAGTGGCTGAGCTTGTGCTTGAACGTGCCATGAGACTCGTTGAGCACAAACGCGATGTTATTATATTAATGGATAGTCTTACGCGTCTTGCCCGCGCCTATAACTTGGTTATTCCACCAAGCGGCCGGACTTTATCCGGAGGGATTGACCCAGCTGCATTCCACCGTCCAAAACGTTTTTTTGGGGCAGCTCGAAATATTGAAGAGGGTGGCAGCTTAACGATTTTAGCAACAGCGCTTGTCGATACTGGTTCACGTATGGATGATGTTATTTATGAAGAATTTAAAGGGACAGGGAATATGGAACTGCATCTTGACCGCTCATTGGCAGAGCGCAGAATTTTCCCAGCATTGGATATTCGCCGTTCGGGAACTCGGAAAGAAGAGCTCCTACTTCCAAAGGAACAATTGGACAAACTATGGGCAATCCGGAAGTCAATGACCGATTCACCAGATTTTGCCGAAAAGTTTATCAAAAAATTAAGACAGACGAAATCGAACGAGGATTTCTTTGCCATTCTTGGGGAAGAAATAAAGTCAAGACCAGGTCGTTCGTAA
- the glpX gene encoding class II fructose-bisphosphatase, translated as MERSLTMELVRVTEAAALASARWMGRGKKDEADDAATTAMRNEFNSIPMQGTVVIGEGEMDEAPMLYIGEKLGTGHGPGVDVAVDPLEGTNIVAAGGWNALAVIAIADKGNLLHAPDMYMEKIAVGPEAVGKIDINASVLENLQAVAKAKNKEVCDVVATILDRPRHQHIIDQIREAGARIKLINDGDVAAAINTAFEHTGVDILFGTGGAPEGVIAAVALKCLGGELQGKLIPSNDEEIERCHKMGIEVNKVLLMEDLVKGDDAIFAATGVTDGELLRGVQYTGTHGSTHSVVMRAKTGTVRFIEGEHYLTKKPNLVMG; from the coding sequence ATGGAGAGAAGTTTAACAATGGAGCTAGTTAGAGTTACAGAAGCTGCTGCACTAGCTTCAGCACGATGGATGGGCCGGGGAAAAAAAGACGAAGCAGATGATGCAGCAACTACTGCCATGAGAAATGAATTTAACTCAATTCCAATGCAGGGAACAGTCGTTATTGGTGAAGGTGAAATGGACGAAGCGCCAATGCTTTATATTGGGGAAAAGCTTGGAACTGGACATGGTCCAGGTGTTGATGTAGCTGTTGATCCATTAGAAGGAACCAATATCGTTGCTGCAGGTGGTTGGAATGCTCTAGCTGTTATCGCTATTGCAGATAAAGGTAATTTACTCCACGCACCAGATATGTACATGGAAAAAATTGCTGTTGGACCTGAGGCAGTTGGGAAAATTGACATCAATGCGTCCGTTTTGGAAAATCTCCAAGCTGTTGCCAAAGCAAAAAACAAAGAGGTTTGCGATGTCGTTGCAACCATATTAGACCGTCCACGTCATCAACATATTATTGATCAGATTCGTGAAGCGGGAGCAAGAATTAAATTGATTAATGACGGTGATGTTGCTGCTGCGATCAATACAGCATTTGAACATACCGGCGTCGATATTTTATTCGGAACAGGCGGAGCACCTGAGGGCGTTATCGCTGCTGTTGCATTAAAATGTCTTGGCGGAGAACTTCAAGGAAAACTTATTCCATCAAACGACGAAGAAATTGAACGTTGTCATAAGATGGGTATCGAAGTAAACAAAGTTCTTCTTATGGAAGATCTAGTTAAAGGTGACGATGCCATCTTTGCAGCGACAGGTGTAACTGACGGCGAATTACTTCGTGGTGTTCAGTACACAGGCACTCACGGATCAACTCATTCAGTTGTCATGCGTGCCAAAACTGGAACCGTTCGTTTTATTGAAGGAGAACACTATTTAACTAAAAAACCCAATTTGGTTATGGGTTAA